The genomic DNA ATGGCACTAACACTTTGACGGTTGGATCTGGTTTTACCAACAACCTTGCAGTCAATCTGAGAGATGCCACTGTTAACGACAATGTTGACGCTTCTGGTTCTTCAGCTGCTATTGCTGTTGCAGCTAATTCAGATGATGTTGCTGCAACAGATACGATCAAAGGTGGTTCTGGCACCAGTGATTCGCTCACACTTACTGCTAATGACGGTACTTCTACCATCACATTGGTGACTGGTATTGAGACAATTACCGTCGCCTATGCAGCAAACAAGGACGCCACGATTGTTATGGGTGCCAATGACACCCAAATTGCATCCGGCAAGACTCTCACTGTTGATGCTTCTGCAATGACAGAGACTGATGAGATTCTTACTTTCACCGGTAACGCTGCAGAAACGGATGGCTTCTTGAACATCACTGGTTCAGCTGGTGCAGACGCTATTACAGGTGCTGGTGCAGCTGACACAATTACTGGTGGTGCAGGTGCCGACACTATTACTTCTGGTGCAGGTGCTGACTCCATTGTTGGTGGTGCAGGTGCCGACTCCATCACAGCAGGTGCTGGAGCTGACACCCTGACAGGTGGAACCGAGGCTGATACCTTCGTCTACACCGCAGTCGCTCAGTCGAATTCTTCAGCTACTGACACCATCACTGACTTCACCAGTGGTGCTGACAAGTTGAATATCACCTTGGATTACAGCGGACTCGGCGCAGGTTCTCATGCAACAGTCAATGCAACTGTTGTTACTGCAGCTGCTGGTATCACTGCTGTGCAAGCATCTCTCTCTGCTGAGCGTGGTCAGTACATCCATGACACGACCAACAACAAGTTGTACGTCAATGTCAACGATGACAACCTGATCACCACACTTGATTATTCGATTGCTACCACTACAGCTGCTGCTGATGGTGATATCAATTTCACTATCAGTGGTGGTGCTGGCAATGACACAATCACTGCAGGCGGTGGTGCAGACACGATTACAGGCGGTGCTGGTTCTGACAGCATTGTTGGTGGATCTGGTGCAGATACCTACATTCATGCTGGTACCGGAACTGGTGATGGCTTCGACTTGATTACTTTCGTTGCCGCCGATGACATCATCGACTTCACAACCAATAGTGCGTTGGTTAATGGAACAGCAGTGACTGCTTATGCAGAGGGAGCAAAGGGTAACCTTGGTGCTACTACGGCCTTCCAAGTCTTCTCCGACGACATTATTGTTGCTAACTCTCTTGTCGGTCCTACAGCAGCTGAGATTGAAACCTATCTGGCTGCTACAGAGGTCTTCAACAATGGTGCTACCAACGATTCGGTTTACATCGCCGCTGACAATGGTACTGACACCTTCATCTTCCTCGTTACTGAAGGAGCTGATGGTACCAACAAGCAGTTTGACGCTGCTGATGATTCCAGTATCGCCATGATGCGTCTTGTTGGAGTTGACGATGCTACAGGTCTGTCAGCCGCCAACTTTGCTGACTTCACCTGATCTGTCTTCCATATATTTCCCCTCCGAAAGGAGGGGTTTTTTTTGTCTAATTCTTTTTTGCTATGAATATTCTCTTTGTTCACCAAAACTTCCCTGCACAATTCAAGTTCCTAGCTCCTGAATTGGTCCGGCAAGGGCATAAGGTATATGCTCTTACCCTTCGTGAAGGCCTTGAAAATAGCTTTATGGGAGTCAAGGTAATTTCCTATCAACCCTTAAGTGGTAGTTCAAAAAGTATTCATCCTTGGATATCTGATTTTGAGACCAAGGTCATTAGAGCAGAATCGTGCTTACGTTCTGCTCTTGACCTCAAGGAAGCTGGTTTTACACCCGATTTAATTATTGCTCACCATGGATGGGGAGAACCTCTTTTTCTCAAGGAAGTTTGGCCTTCTGTAAAACTTGCTCTTTATTGCGAGTTTTTTTATAATACTTTTGGCTTCGATTTTGGTTTTGATAATGAGTTTCCAAATAATTCAATTGATGATATCTGCCGATTGCGACTAAAAAATCTTAATAATTTTATGCATTTTGAAGTAGCAGATGCTGGTATATCTCCTACTAAATTCCAAGCATCTACTTTTCCTGCCCCTTTCCGTTCTAAGATATCTGTCGTTCATGATGGTATAGATACTGCTCGTATTTCCCCCAATCAAAATATCCAATTAACTCTCAATAATAATCTTGTTCTCACCAGAAAGGACGAAGTTATCACTTTTGTCAATCGTAATCTTGAGCCCTATCGTGGTTATCATATCTTTATGCGCTCCTTGCCACGTATTTTGCGCGAACGTCCTTCAGCACGTGTTCTTATCGTTGGTGGTGATGATGTTAGTTATGGTCGCAAACCTGTTGCTGGTCAATCTTGGAAAACCATCTTTATAAATGAAGTTCGCCCTTCAATTCCTGAGCAAGACTGGCTGCGTGTTCACTTTCTTGGCTCAATTCCCTACCAGCATTTTATTGGCCTTTTACAACTGTCCTCTGTCCATATTTATCTTACATATCCGTTCGTATTGTCTTGGAGTCTCCTTGAGGCAATGAGTGCCGGTTGTTCAATCGTTGGGAGTAATACTGATCCCGTCAAAGAAGTCATAATGCATAACTATAATGGCTTGCTCGTCGACTTCTTTGACAGCGATGCACTTGCTTCTGAAGTATGCTACTTATTAGAAAATCCGATTAAAAGAAAGGAGCTTTCAACGAATGCTCGAAATTTCGCTATTGAACACTTTGATGTTAAGAGCAAATGTTTGCCTGAACAAATTGACTGGGTTAATCAGCTGTTAGACAGTTAGAGGTACTTGTTTTTATATATAATTTCCTAGATGAGAATGTCAATTGTTTTCTATTAATTGCTTTAGGGAGAGGGCATATGTTTTTTCAGCCGTTTTGTATACAGCGATTTGCGCTTCAAGTCTCCTCAATTCGGCTTGAACAAATTGCAGGCTGATTACATTCGCCTTTGCCTCTTCATTCATTTCTTCGGTGTTGTATTCTTCTCCGTTAATGTTGACAATTGTCATGATTGATTTCTTTTTTTTATTATATATCAGTTCGCTGGCCGATCATGTCTTTTCTTTACTGCGTAATATAGTGCAACAATTCTTTTATTTTCAGATTACGCATCAGCCGACTCTTTTCTTTAATATACTTTTCACTTTTCTTAGAATTCTATATGCTAACCCCTTTTTGTATATGTTTAATACCTTTTCTTTTTCTTTTATTTGTTTAGTAAGTTCTGATGTATGTAAGTTTAGTTGTTCTTCTCTTTTTTTCTGCCCTTCGTTTCTTAGATTTGCTATGGCTAATTTCTCTTTTGTTCTTCGTAGTTCATCAAGTAGGCACCCTTTAGCCTTCAGCACAGGTAATATCTCTATTAATTCATCATGCCATATTGGTTTTTGAATTGTCTTTGTGGCTATTGCTAATCCATGTCCGTTGGTTATTTCAATACAGTGAAATTCCCCTTTAGATTTTATTTCCTCCCATAATTTCCATACTCCAAAATCCTTCTCTCTGACATTCCAGTCGTGAAACATCATCGTTCCTCCTTCTTTTAACTTACTCTTCCATTTGTTGTAATCATGACTTACCGCTTCATATGTATGTAGGCCGTCTATATGTACTATGTCAATAGTATTGTTCTCGAAATGTTCTGCGGCTTCGTCAAATGTTGATCGTATTAGCCTGCCCCGTGTCTTATGTCTTGAGTTAAAGTGCTCGTATACTCTTTCATATACTTCATTATTGTAGTATCCGGCTTGACTATCTCCCTCCCATGTGTCAATTGCATATGTAAATGTGTTTGTAGCTAGCGTTTCAGCTGCTTCGCAAAAACTGAAAAAAGATACACCATAGTGTGTTCCCAATTCAACTATATATTCTGGCTTGAGCTTATCAATCAACCAATGCGCAATCGGTACATGTTCCCACCATGATGAGGGTGCATCATATCTAGGTATTAACTCTAAACTGCTTATATGCGCTTGATTCATAATTTCTCTACCTCAATAGAGTGCATTGGTACTCCAGCTTGTCCTGCTGCAATACTAGTACATCTTGACCTCAAAATTACGGCATCATTTACCCAATGCAGTATTTCATGGTTAATTTGATCTCCACTTGCCAATGCTGCAGTTATTGAATAATCTCCTCTGCTTAGCAACGGTAAGGTAAAAATAAACGTTGTTTTTATTGTATCTCCTTTTGTGGCCTCTCCTATTTTTTTAGATGGTAGAGCACTCAATGTATTATCTCCTAATAGAGCTAAGCCTTTGCTATTTTTCAAGATAAATCCTATGATTAGCTCTGTTATTTCTTCTTCTATTGCTGCTACTATAGTCAGTTCTACGACTTCTCCTCCTAATATTGTTTCTATCATGGTATTATCTTCCTCATTTTTTATTCTTGTACTTATTATCCTTGCCTTTCCCCCTCCATAGCTCTCTTTATTTGTAATATGTATTCCTATGGGTACAATATCAATAAAATTCGCATATTTGCTTGCATTTATTGCATGTTTTCTATAGTCGCTCCATTTCATTCTTTCAATATTATCTTCTCCCTTTTTATATTCTGGATTAGTGGAAACTCTCTTTGTTTTTCTATTATTTGTTTCCCCTTCATATATTGTTTTGTCGTTCTCCTCTTGATTTGTTCTTTGAAGTTGTTTTGTATACTCCTCCATGACTTCTTTTGGGGTTCCAAGTACTTGTTTTTCTCCATTTTGTAACAGTAATGCCTGATCGCATAAGCTCAATACTGCATTTGCATCATGGCTTACAAAGATTAGAGTTCCATTTTCCCTAAATCGTTCAATAAATCTCATGCATTTTTGAGTGAAGTATGCGTCTCCAACTGAAAGTGCCTCATCTATTATTAATATATCTGCATCGACATTAGTTATTATT from Synechococcus sp. MU1643 includes the following:
- a CDS encoding ABC transporter ATP-binding protein; translation: MNDGNPRPEKSIVELKNVGKTFRIYKSRIARIKQMLKEDKNNYKEINALDNISLDLKKGTALAIIGKNGSGKSTLLQIICNIMEPTKGSVRVDGKIAALLELGSGFNPEFTGRENIYLNATLFGLSKKQIEARIQQIVEFSEIGEFVDQPTKTYSSGMVVRLAFSIITNVDADILIIDEALSVGDAYFTQKCMRFIERFRENGTLIFVSHDANAVLSLCDQALLLQNGEKQVLGTPKEVMEEYTKQLQRTNQEENDKTIYEGETNNRKTKRVSTNPEYKKGEDNIERMKWSDYRKHAINASKYANFIDIVPIGIHITNKESYGGGKARIISTRIKNEEDNTMIETILGGEVVELTIVAAIEEEITELIIGFILKNSKGLALLGDNTLSALPSKKIGEATKGDTIKTTFIFTLPLLSRGDYSITAALASGDQINHEILHWVNDAVILRSRCTSIAAGQAGVPMHSIEVEKL
- a CDS encoding class I SAM-dependent methyltransferase; protein product: MIDKLKPEYIVELGTHYGVSFFSFCEAAETLATNTFTYAIDTWEGDSQAGYYNNEVYERVYEHFNSRHKTRGRLIRSTFDEAAEHFENNTIDIVHIDGLHTYEAVSHDYNKWKSKLKEGGTMMFHDWNVREKDFGVWKLWEEIKSKGEFHCIEITNGHGLAIATKTIQKPIWHDELIEILPVLKAKGCLLDELRRTKEKLAIANLRNEGQKKREEQLNLHTSELTKQIKEKEKVLNIYKKGLAYRILRKVKSILKKRVG
- a CDS encoding glycosyltransferase family 4 protein, yielding MNILFVHQNFPAQFKFLAPELVRQGHKVYALTLREGLENSFMGVKVISYQPLSGSSKSIHPWISDFETKVIRAESCLRSALDLKEAGFTPDLIIAHHGWGEPLFLKEVWPSVKLALYCEFFYNTFGFDFGFDNEFPNNSIDDICRLRLKNLNNFMHFEVADAGISPTKFQASTFPAPFRSKISVVHDGIDTARISPNQNIQLTLNNNLVLTRKDEVITFVNRNLEPYRGYHIFMRSLPRILRERPSARVLIVGGDDVSYGRKPVAGQSWKTIFINEVRPSIPEQDWLRVHFLGSIPYQHFIGLLQLSSVHIYLTYPFVLSWSLLEAMSAGCSIVGSNTDPVKEVIMHNYNGLLVDFFDSDALASEVCYLLENPIKRKELSTNARNFAIEHFDVKSKCLPEQIDWVNQLLDS
- a CDS encoding DUF6447 family protein, yielding MTIVNINGEEYNTEEMNEEAKANVISLQFVQAELRRLEAQIAVYKTAEKTYALSLKQLIENN
- a CDS encoding calcium-binding protein; translated protein: GVATINLADDTNGKSVVTTGAAADVVTISASDLGDNITTGLEADTIKASNGHLTVLDTISAGGGTDILELLTDGTTLADAAFTNVTSLETVTSTAGSQITALTLSTLAAAAGVETVTFNDATAADTLTVQAGFTNNLTVNLDADTNANKIDATNYTKVLTVVAEADEFDTTASTVTGGTGSTDKIKFAGGGNAIVAADLANVTNVETFEATGITAAFGLALNNANATFTDISNYQTITVDASSLTTGVATIDASAENDAKVVITTGAAADVVTASTSAHIGDNITTGLENDTIHLSADGVLTSADTIAAGGGTTDTISISADSSIADAAFTNVTGVEVLTTATDIDFTALTLGAHAMAAGIDTVTFVGDGTNTLTVGSGFTNNLAVNLRDATVNDNVDASGSSAAIAVAANSDDVAATDTIKGGSGTSDSLTLTANDGTSTITLVTGIETITVAYAANKDATIVMGANDTQIASGKTLTVDASAMTETDEILTFTGNAAETDGFLNITGSAGADAITGAGAADTITGGAGADTITSGAGADSIVGGAGADSITAGAGADTLTGGTEADTFVYTAVAQSNSSATDTITDFTSGADKLNITLDYSGLGAGSHATVNATVVTAAAGITAVQASLSAERGQYIHDTTNNKLYVNVNDDNLITTLDYSIATTTAAADGDINFTISGGAGNDTITAGGGADTITGGAGSDSIVGGSGADTYIHAGTGTGDGFDLITFVAADDIIDFTTNSALVNGTAVTAYAEGAKGNLGATTAFQVFSDDIIVANSLVGPTAAEIETYLAATEVFNNGATNDSVYIAADNGTDTFIFLVTEGADGTNKQFDAADDSSIAMMRLVGVDDATGLSAANFADFT